aagactggcggctgttaagagtgacgttttttgccaaaaaaataaatccaaaacacgtccgtgaatttaatgactttaaccgcatgctgtgaagttacatgcaggtctcttttacggaggaaacccatgttaaaataaaactctgtagtcacgaatttcattgtgttggtatgaatatatgttgtagtaagtgattcctacagtgttccttaaaaaaatatactaacgtcttagaaacattgtaaaatgattgaaatagattaagaaagccaccgctatggtgatttctaatagtagattgatttgtttagatccagtgatatcgctgccttgacaacgctacgtcatggcttcggtactctattgaattccatttgtggtggttggtttgcaggattaacttgaatgcaacagttttttaacaagctggttatgatgctaaccagatttaagcacgatttagtacaacctggaaaatcattgtgtggtggtcaatgttgatattgtggtgggccgccacaaataaatCGATGTATGGGAAAGACTAGAGGTATTGAAAGAGCAGTTGCGTTCTCCGTTTATATAAATTGGTCTTCTGCATGTTCCACGCGGCAGACTCAGGCAGAGAGGCGATAGAGCTCTTGTTGTGGCTGTACCACGCCAACGGAATCAGCTGCAACCTACCATCAGAGACGCTCCCTCCATCACTAGTTTGAAATCTAGGCTCAAAACACACCTCTTCTCCCTGGCGTTTCCTGCTcttttatgattattatattTGTGTTCATGTATTGTCCTTTTATTGCACTATGTACAGCACTGAGTGTGAATTTTACTTACttgctaaataataataaacacatgaataaaaaataaatagataaataaataaataaataaatagttagaGAGCAGTTATGTACCTTTTCTGTTTATATcaataatattaaataaataaataaataaataaataaataaataaatagttaaagAGCAGTTATGTACTTTCTGTGATTATatcaataatattaatttaataaataaatgaatttaaaaaataaataaataaatacagagcAGTTACCTTCTCTGTTCGGCCCGGGCCGCGGCCCTCGTACACAAAGAAGTCCCAGGTGTAGCCGTTGGACGAGTCGGCCAGTACGAAGAGCTTGTAGCCCCATCTTGTCGGCTTGTTCTGCATGTGCTGGACCAGGCAGGACTTGGCCCTGGAGGCGACCATTCGCTCGTCCACCGAGATGTTCTGCCGCGGGTGGTAGCTGGCTCTGCACGCCGCGCGCAGCTCGTCGTACATGGGCTTGATTCGGCCCAGGCGGTCATACCTAGGGATGAGCATCGTTAAGAAATTATTGATATCGATGTCATTGTCGAGTCTGCTTATCGATGCGATTCCTTATCGATTCCCATATCGATTCCTGTACCATTTGCTGAACACTTATAGGATGGCTTTGAGAGTTGTTGGCTTTGaatgtctaatttaaagtggttttagagAATGAATATCAAGTGTACAATATCTATACAGAAGTTGAATGCTTTAAAAtttctaaaaaagtaaacatttctaaaacaaagcTTTGTATTGGAGTTGTTAGTGGAATCGTTAACGTGTGGATGTGTACGATTCCGATGGATCGGAACGTTTGGAACAGATTCCCAAAATTTCTAAAACAAAGCTCATACCCGGGCGTGCCCCTGCGGATGTTGTTGGCCGCGTCGGCCGCCGGGTCGCTCATGTGGATAGCGGTCGATATGGCTTGAAACTTGCGGCCCGACATGACCGTCAGCGGGAAGGCTATCCGGTAGAGCTCAGACCTGCGCCAGTAGTCGGTTAAGTTCTTGCCCTTGACCACCCAGGTGAAAAAAAATATGCTTCATACACTTTTTTTGAAATTACAGTCATTTACTTTGAAATTACAGTTATTTACAACTTAAATTACAGTTATTTACAACTTAAATGACACGTTTTACAAATTAAAATTCACTTTTTAGTACACAGTACATAATAGTACACAGTATGACACTTCACAAATTGCAGAATTAGTATATTTATTTCTAGTATACTGAAGTTGTATTTAATGACATCTATTTTGAAGTATACTTTTGGAAGGTACGTGTTAAACATACTTTaaaccaaacacacaaaagagaaGTATACTGATAATTAGTTTAACATCCTTAAATTATATTCCTAATACACTCAAGTAGGGGTGTCATGATTCTCCAAATCCTGGCATCCATGTCCTTTCTAAGAGGCACcaaccaaccagcgaacagagggatGAACTTTGAATTTCCCCACCCATTTTTGGGGGATTGAATCCACACAGGGAGCAAAAAGAGCTTATACTTCCccgattagctaagttagttagTAAGCAAACGGTTTTAAATGGGAGTTTATGGTAACTTTAACTGTTAGCTACAAGCTCAATTTATCCTTTACACTGGGGTATTGGAAGtaaattaggttggtaatgtatgtCATTTTGGCATGAGTCAGACAGTTACATATACGTATTTATTCATAACCGTTGTGTTTGAATGGACTGCTTGCCGTCTTTACCATTGGAATAAATTATATGATGCTAGCTTGCTTGTTAAGGGGCGTGATGTAGAGAAACTAGGGAGATCATGTTAACGCACCGCACTTCAACACacgtgtttttttcctcttggcATGCATACTGGACGTCACGGAAAAAACAAACGTTGGTGGTGTGGCAGCATCGTCGATTAGACCTATGATTTCAAAGTTCGAGACTGTGATGTAATTTCAATCAGTTTTCAACTTAAAGCCGTGAATGTGATAGCCTGACTCCTGATATCTGGCtggtagcgtgtgtgtgcgtgatgttGCCGACAGCCTCCACTGTTGCCTAGTTAACCATGAGCATGCGTGAGAACTCAAGCCTTGTTGGAGTGGTGCAGGCTCAGTTGTGAAGTTAGGCTATACGGCCAATCCATGTTGCTACATAGTCATTACTATGGACCACGGCAATTATTCGTGACCATGGTTTTTTGGTAAAAaaaatacgttttttttttttaagtatttttttgggggcttttttatgcctttaatgcgacaggaagagtgacagagagtgacaggaagtgaatgggagagagcaggggggGATCCGAAAGGACCACGGGCGGAATGGCCGGTCAGCCGTGTatcggtgcaggtgccccagccagttgcgccacggctggggcctcGTTTTGGAATATTATACGATTGTATGAGTCGACTTGTGTTGACGTCACCGGAACACTGGAAATAAACAGAGGTATATGCACTGGCTGAATTAGCACAACCTTTATGCATCTCTTTCACATATACTGCAGTCATATTTATTGTTCATTCGGAAGGAATCAGTTCACATGGCTAGGCCCTTGTAATGACATCTCGAACATGTTAAGAGGCTAAAAGCACATTTAAAGCCTGCCCCGTTTCAGCAGCCTGGGTGCAAACTCTAGCAGGAGCATAACTTTGTGTAGGCAACActaattttgattagttttttcGCTACTGACAGCACTCCGTGATCACAAACAACAGAGCTAAGTGTTGAAATcgaccggagttctcctttaaataCGTAAATGTGACACCCCTACACTCATGTAGATTAGCAAACTCAAGTACGAACACCTGGACCACCCAGGTGAAAAGAAATATGCTTAAATCTTAACATATTTCACTATACTTGCAGCTAATGATCAGTATACTTCAACTGTGTTGAAGATTGAGTTAACTAGAATATACTAGATGTGTGTTAActagtgtgttatgtgtgttattGTCACTTAGCTGCGTATATAagtatatttatattatctatataaatacaaatatatgaATCTTTTTTCTCACCTTGACCGGCCCCATGTAGATCAGCATGTGTACATAagtatatttatattatctatataaataaaaaatatatgaatCTTTTTTCTCACCTTGACCAGCCCCATGTAGATCAGCATGTGTACATAagtatatttatattatctatataaatacaaatatatgaATCTTTTTTCTCACCTTGACCAGCCCCATGTAGACCAGCATGCTCAAGTATGAGTACATGTCCCGCAGCGTAATGTCCTGCCACTCGGCCTGCTTCGCTCCACTCTCCTGCTGCCGGCGGCCATACCGGTTGGTGTTCTTGACGACGGTCTGCAGCATGGCGTCAGTGATGAACAGCTGGAACAGCTCCACCGCCGCGTAAACCCGCCCGGCTGAGAGCTGGGGGCCCGGGGTGCGGGTGGGGTTAAAGGTCGGCTGGCAGGGCACCACATCCTCCTGGTCCAACCCTTTCCACGCGTCGCTGGCGAAGGCCGGTCTGGCCGTGGGCTCTGCCCTGCGACCTCGTCCGCGTCCGCGTGCCGCACTTGctccccttcctcctcgtcCGCGTGCCGCGCGCTCCCCTTCACTCCCTCGATCCCGCGTGCAGCGCGCTCCCCTTCTCCTCGTCCGTGTGCGCCTCCCCTTACTCCTGCGTCGGCGTGCCACTTAGTGGTCTAGAGGTAAACCTCTCAGCGACTCCTCTTCCTGGAAGTGACTCAGGTCCGGGAGTCCAGGGTAGTCTCAGCGGAGGACTTTATCTCTTTCTGTGGGTTGCAGGTCGTCTAGAGGGAGCTGGCCCTCctgactcctcctcctctgcttgaGTGAGACTGCTGTCAGGGTCATCATGGGAAATGACTTGCTTCCTGGGCGGTTCTGCCACTGGCTCCCAATCAGATTCTTCCGACTCCCTGAAAACGAGGAGGAACGCGTCAGTGTCTTTatctgcacatgcacacacacgcacacacacctacacatgcacgcacacacacacacacacacatgcacacacacacacctacacacacacacacctacacacacacgcacacacacctacacatgcacgcacacacacacacacacacacacatgcacacacacacacctacacacacacgcacacatacctacacatgcacgcacacacacacacacacacacacacatgcacacacctacacacacacacacacacgcacctacacacctacacacacacacacacacacatgcacacacacacacctacacacacacacctacacacacacacacacacctacacatgcacacacacacacacacacacacacgcacacacacacacacacacacacacacatgtaatacacacacactctacacacacatcagcattaATATACCTACATGTatcgcgacacacacacacacacacacacacacacacatgtacacacacacacctacacacacacgcacacacacctacacatgcacacacacacacacacacacacacacatgtacacacacacacacaccccacacacacacacacctacacacacacacacacacacacacacacctacacatgcacacacacgcacctacacatgcacacacacctacacacacacgcacacacacctacacacacacatgcacgcacacacacctacacatgcacacacacctacacacacacacacgcctacacatgcacacacacgcacacacctacacacacacatgcacacacacacacctacacacacacgcacacacacacgcacacaacacacacctacacatgcacacgcacacacacctacacatgcacgcacacacacacacgcacacacacccacacacacacacacacacacacacacacacacacacacacacacacacacacacacctacacatgcacacacacacacacctacacatgcacacacacacacacacacctacacacacacgcacacacacctacacatgcatgcacacacacctacacatgcacacacacgcacacacacatgcacacacacctacacacacacgcacacacacctacacacacacgcacacacacacacacacgcacgcacacacacacctacacatgcacacacaccccacacacacacgcacacacacctacacacacacacacacacacacacacacacacacacgcacacacacacgacacacacacgcattaatacaccttacacacacacgcgacacacacacaccgcacaccacacacacacacacacacacacacacacacatgcatgcacacacacacacacctacacatgcacacacacctacacacacacacaccacgcacacacacaccacacgcacacacacctacacacacacacacctacacacacacgcacacacacctacacatgcacgcacacacatctacacatgccGCTGCACACCTACCCACATGCCAGTTTCCGCCGAAAAAAATTGTGTGGTTTGTTTCCGGACGATGATAtgcggtcaaatatcctataaTGAccttaattagtcaagttgagaAAAACTAGAGACAAGGCTATGTAAGCAaataatgacataatcaggcatTATAGAGATGCAACATATTCATTAGCTAACTTAAACGTATTTAACTAGTGTCAATTTAAGATCTACGATAAGCCAGTCTGTTTACATAGACAACAAAAAAGAATCGCTTCATTCCttgttttaaataggctagTGTTTCCCTttgttgactaatctgtggcgggcgCCACGAGTAAAAATCGACGCCACAGATggatattctatgtttaatttaatttaattgaatttaaatataaggtcaaatccttgcattccATTGAGCGCTGCACTTTTCATACATGACGCTGCTTACCCGCCCGCTCTCTCGTAGCCGCTGCCACTCCTCTTTCGCCATTTAAcgaaatattcacgattgttgaaggattgttgttgccacatagaagcattgcatagaaggcgatctggctaaattgctattaaatccgcttagcatcgtgaccatgctgcgccgTTGTTTCAAaactgcattgaagtgaactctgctaaggtcttatcctGTATAgtggctacattgaagagactaaactaaattgattatgaaatcaagcagtatctcaaatgCGTTGAATACTGTTTGAATGTAGACTAGCatacttagcctacttacagctgcttgtaaTTTCGTTGAAgagctcattttattgactctgacacggAATGCACCGTCGAacaaatggaaaagtgttttccaaaattcaaaagtgcttgtcccaaggacaAGTCACAGACCTTCAATACAACTATGTAGAAagcgttatgaattgcatccacatgtGCTTTCagctgtgttacaattgcaagggttccctcaagcGTCTTAAAGTGACTAGGCAGTctgtcccccccacccccgttgTCAAGTCAGTCTCCAGTAGTTcaacagtttcacttgcgcgAATCTTTACACTAATTAACTCCTACCCCCTAATACTGCCTCTTTATTTATTAACACTAAATCAAGAAATATTGCATATTCTATgggaaaatgtttagtttctttttcggTCTGCGGTTCCATGATACCATTGATTGTGCCACAAATTATCCAGCGGACAAGCAATCTCTCCCTCGTCGAAGGCCCTAatcctgcagatcatagacaaaagcatgctctgggaacagaacacagttgaATGTCCAGTGTATCCACGGGTCTGTCTACGCGGAAAATGAGTGTCTTCCAACGTCACATATAGagatgattttttttacatCTCTTCACTCAACTTTAACCAGGGTACCAATACATATGGcgggcgttgtaattgatgtACTTACGATTCAGAATCCGGGTCTCTGCCTTCCACCAGGCTCTTCTTATCGGGGACTCCAAGCGCCTGACCGCGATGCTCTCTTAAATCCCATTAGTCATTCTCGCCGCCCGTCTGCAGGTTTCAACAAGTTAAGACGTCTTACGACCTTTTTACAGGAGAATTCAACAAGTTAAGACGTCTTACGACCTTTTTACAGGAGAATTCAACAAGTTAAGACGTCTTAAGACCTTTATACAGGAGAATTCAACAACTTAAAACGTCTTAAGACCTTTTTTAAGGAGAATTCCGGCATTGATTATAGATCTTGGGTTTCTCGAGGTCACGGAGTACTAttggtatgaaaaaaaaactttcctcCCCTCTCAATTTTCCGTGTGACACTTCAGTTACAACAGTGTGAAGATACAAAAGCCCCATCATACCTTTCCTTGAGGCCTTCGATGGATTCTTCATGCCTTGATGAGCGATCAGGGCTTCTGTCAGTCGGGTTGCCGTCCTGAGGTTCCTCTGCATCGTGCGTGAGCATGTGATTCTCCAGATCTACGGAAGCGGAGAACACTTCCCCACACTGGGCACAATTCCGAGCGTCCTCCTGAGTGTCCTGGCCAGCGGACTTTAACTTTTTAGTCGTGGTCTCTGTGTCTGGCACCCACTTCTGGTGATCTTCTTTTGAGTGTGGACCAGGGCGTCTCTTGGTGTTTCACAGCATTCAGGCACGTCCTTCTGGTGATTCTTCTTTTAAGTGGACCAGAAGCGCGTCCTCGCCCGTTATTCCGCTTGTTTCAGTATTCTGGCGGTCTTCTTTAATGGGCCAAGGAGTCTTGCACGTTGGCCAGAATGCTTCTGATGGTCTTCTTTTGAGTGGACCCAGGGGGGCGTCCTCTTCGGTGTTTCACAACACATTTCAGGGTGTCCTTCTGAGCAGTCTTCTTTTTAGGTGGACGGGGGTCCTTCTTGGCCAACTTCACGTTTGTAACCTTCACGGCTCCCCGCCGGACTGTGATTTTGGCAAAAATCATAACCATGATTATTTTGGTCATTattgatatcacaattatttaccaagatttttacttttttagagcgggagatgaataaatgcacattgaataaacaaagttggtcTCCCCaaacaagcagtaaagctaataaccagatatacaccaatttaGTGTGGAAATTTGTATATATTTGGTGATAAGTTTTTTAAATTCTTACCTTAAAATTCCCTGATGGTCAAACTTTGCACCAAAATGCTAAAATTCCTGACTCATGTCTGAATAGACTTCCAAAAGTGCCAATGTTCGAGAATTCCGCgcgacccgtgggaaccctggatTAATCAATTAATTGCACCTGCCAATCAGCGCCTCCGTGCGGGTCGCCCACGGTGAAAGTCGCAGACCTCGCCCTCTTCTTAGGGGTGCGGACTTCTGGCTCCCAGTCAGAATCTTGTGAATCGTCTGACTCTATCGGTTTCCTAGCAAATAGCCACTGCTTGGAACAGAATTTTTTTCATCTCttatcaaacacactcacacatgtgcacttctccccatccctctccaatacacacacatgtacgcacacacacacacatacacacacatgtacgcacacacacacacacacacacacacatgcacacacacacacacacacacacacgtcgcacacacacacacacacacacacacacacacacacacgtatgcagcacacacaccacacagccaccacacgtatgcgctgcacacacacacgcacacgcatgtgcgcacacacacacacacatgcacacgtgtcgcacacacacacacatacacacacgtatgcgcttttacacacacacacacacacatacacacacacatgcggcacgcacacacacacacatgtcgcgcacgcacacataccgcacgcatatgcatgcacacacacgcacacacgtcgcgcgcacacacacacacacacacatgtgcgcacacacacacatgcacacacactgcgctttttacacacacacacacgcacacatgcgcgcacacacacacacatacacacgtgtctTTACACACGtagccgcgcacacacacacacacacacacgtatgcgcgcacacctgcacacacatacacacacacgcgcacgtatgcggcacacacacacacatactacgcACGTATacgctgcacacacatacacacacgtgtcgcacacacacacgtatgcgctgcacacacacacgtatgcggcacacgcacacatacacacacgcatgcggccatgtgcacacacacacacacacacacatacacacatatgcgctGCACaccacgcatgcgcacacacacgtatgcgcTGCACACCTTACACACgtagcgcgcacacacacacacacacacacacacacatacacacacagaataatatGCAGAATAAACATTTGTAGAGTTCACATACTAGCCACGCCATATACGTCACTCAGCTGAGATGCTTTTCCAGAGCAGGTGGCTAACATAAAACCTATGATATAGCCAGTTGGCACAAAGCCATTGGTCATTGAAATAGTTacttgtctgtttttgttgctTTATTTTCAATAAATCATTAAGTCTGATTTTGAGTTGATTTAAACCGTCATttcaccctgtctctctctgttgcgCTGTCATTCAACAAGGTATAACAGCCGTGGCGTGGCGTAATATAAATATTGTATCTCACCGTTTATTGAACATTCGCATGGAGCAGCCAAAGATTTCAATATGTCTTTGCAGACCCGTCAATAATACATTTCCACATTGACATTTTTCATAATCGGTCCGCTGTCTCGACTAATCGCTGATCGTCCCTGGTGTGGTGAAAGATTAAAGACAGGAAACAGGAAacgagagagtgaaagagatggTGACCAGGAAATGACCCGGACGAGGGACTTGGACCCCCACAAGGACCTCTTCTAACTGACTTTGCTCTTTGCTGGTCGTTTAAATTATGTGAGAGACTCTGATGTCGTCGCCACACGATCAGAAGTTCAAAAAAAAAGTGTGCTGAATGGCTGAATCACAGGATGTATTTCTGGATGCTGGAGAATGTAATCAATTAACTTAACAATTGACTACTGACCAAGTGATTGGCGTTTTAAATTTCAAAATTCCCATAATCCGGAAACtggcatggaaaaaaaaaaatgttcccaCAGTCTCTTTTGGGAGTgtcgccactctgttttctctaCCACTCTGGGTTTCACaattctctcatacacacacagactcactttctcacacacatagactcactttctcacaaacacacacacttactttttcatgaacacacactctcacagacggcacacacagactcactttttcacaaacacacacacacacacacacacactctcaaacttCTTACTAACATCTCAAAATCAGGATCGAAGGCGTCTTCAGCTGATAGTATGCTGTCCTCATCTGAAACGGTGTTGTCTTTTTCACCGCTGTCTCTTTGCACATAGGAATCTGCACTGTCTTGTCCACCACTCTCCCTGTGTAAACACTCAGCAGCTGCTTGCAGTTCGACCGTGTTGCTGATGACAAAAAAACAGACTTTGACTAACAATAAAAACATCATAATCATCACCAACATCactaacacaaccacacatttCCTTCAGGCCTTCGCTAGTTTTCTTCTGACTTGATAAGCGAAATTAGCAATtaaatcatcatcataatcaccaccaccatcacacctTTCATTGAAGCCTTCACTGGTCTCCTCCAGATCTCTGGAACCGGACAACATTTCAAACAATCTAGAAATTGAGAAGTAGTAGTGTCaaaaagagcaaaaaataaataaattcttcCTAACAAACAAAACGGATTGTGAAATAATGCATCTACTcatttacaaatacaaaatgagcacacaagacataaagcaaaataaaaggaacatcatcataatcattgtGGTGTCATAGTGGTTGAGGACCTGAGCTgggttagcatgcagtagcgtAATGgttaggagctgggctagcatgcagtagcgtagtgggtaaggagctgggctagcatgcagtagcgtaGTGATTAAGGAGCTGAGCTAGCATGTAGTAGCCAGCTTAGGGGTAAGGAGCTGAGCTAGGCATGTCGAAGGTGAGCGTGTGTAGTGAGGAGCCTGAGCCAGCTACGCAGTGCCGCGAGGGGTTAATGACCTGAACCAGCACGCAGTAGCGTAGTGATTAAGGAGCTGAGCTAGCATGTAGTAGCGTAGTGGGTAAGGAGCTGAGCTAGCATGTAGTAGCGTAATGGGTTAGGAGCTGAGCTAGCATGTAGTAGCGTAATGGGTGAGGAgctgagctagcatgcagtagcgtaGGGGTTAATGACCTgaactagcatgcagtagcgtaGTGATTAAGGAGCTGAGCTAGCATGTAGTAGCGTAGTGGGTAAGGAGCTGAGCTAGCATGTAGTACCAAGGATGAATAAAATGACCTgaactagcatgcagtagcgtaGTGAGCTGAGCAatcatgcagtagcctgaaaggtTGTGGGTttaattcccagcttccaccgttgtgcccttgtaatataaatTGACAtcatcactttggataaaagcgtatactaaatgaataaacgtaaatgtaaataataCCTGCTTAGCTCGGAGTTTAACTCGGAGCTTTTC
This window of the Alosa alosa isolate M-15738 ecotype Scorff River chromosome 7, AALO_Geno_1.1, whole genome shotgun sequence genome carries:
- the LOC125297392 gene encoding piggyBac transposable element-derived protein 4-like gives rise to the protein MLQTVVKNTNRYGRRQQESGAKQAEWQDITLRDMYSYLSMLVYMGLVKGKNLTDYWRRSELYRIAFPLTVMSGRKFQAISTAIHMSDPAADAANNIRRGTPGYDRLGRIKPMYDELRAACRASYHPRQNISVDERMVASRAKSCLVQHMQNKPTRWGYKLFVLADSSNGYTWDFFVYEGRGPGRTEKGLSYDAVMSLLPITPPFLGSGYKLFLDNFFTSPDLFRDLLQNRPARRAVQEGGDAGQGVSEGHHPLAQRGPPGAGAVEGQPRRDPVLHLPHGA